The Apium graveolens cultivar Ventura chromosome 10, ASM990537v1, whole genome shotgun sequence nucleotide sequence AAGTTAATCTTGAGGGAGATATCAAACAGCCTGATGATGCTGGATGTGGCAAGAAGACTGGAGCAGACATCAAGGAAGTACCTGACACCACTGAAATAGCAGACATCAAGGAAGTACCTGACACCACTGAAATATCCAAAAATGATGAAGTACAAATGCAGGAGGCACAGTTGCAAGAAACAGCGGAGAAAACACTAATCGAGTCAGAATTGCAAGCAGTGGAGAAAACACCAAACGAGGCTCAGTTTCAAGCAGCAGCAGCGGAGAAAGCACCTATTGAGGAACAATTTCAAGCATCCATGGGGAAATCACCAATTGAGCACATTGACTGTGGGTCTATAGCTGCTGAACAAAATGATGTAATGAGCAAGGGGGAGGAGGGGCAGGTTGCTGGGAATGGCAGCAATGGCATAGCCGGATGAGTCAGGACTTGAGCATTCACATCAAATTAGGTTATTGACTGTACTTTCCGTTGTTATATGATAGATTTCAAATGTTTGTTGGAGTATGTAAATTGGCCAATAGGCCTTTAATTGTTGCATACAATTTCAGCATCAGTGAACATGTAGTCTGAACTTATGTCGTTTTAGCATGCTAGTTCTTCCAACAACCGTCAAATGCCTGGACGTTTGCATTGACTGGGAGTGCTTTGCAGACAACTTTTCAGTATCAGTGACAAGTAGTTAAACAAGTTGTTGATCTTTAagtttattttctttgatttgtatGTGTGCATGCATATTAGCCTAATGATGCCATGCCTTTCAGGTATATGAAATTCCAAAGAATATTGTTTGTAGAAACTTTGCTTATTCAATGTGTGAAGAATTGTTACATGGATAAACGGGGATTTAATTACAAAACCACAGCTAGTCAGATGTGCAAGGCACTGAACAACAGAAATTGTGTAGGCGAATTACACGACTGGTAATTAGCCTTCTATTGATTTCGATATACACGACTGGTTGGAAATTGTGAGAAAATTAACCATCCATAGAGAAGAACTAATGTAATCGATCAATTTATCTCTTGTATAATTTCAATCAATAGAATTGATCAATATATCTCTTGTTAAACTTCAAAAAATAAACAGGCTCTCTTCTTCAACTAACAGGTCACAGCCCCTTGAGTTGTCCAGCCAATCCTGTCAATAATGTCCATTTCTCCAATGCGTTGGCAGATGCCACAAAGGCTATTGTAGAGGCTTTGATATCTTTCTGGCTTACTGCAAAGTGCAAAAAAAAAGgaaggaatatatatatatatatatatatatatatatatatatatatatgagagcTGGTTCTTGTACTTGCTGAAAGTTAAGTGCATATTTTTTTGCAAATTGTCACAGATTCCCAAAGCAGGTTCAACGAGACGTGGTTCCAAATAGTTACGATAGGCATATTAAATGTACGCCTTTGACACGCCTTTATTGAACGTGCCGAGGGTTGGAGGTACTCATTACTGTGTGGGTTTTATGAAAAAATTGCTCTAAACTAAGAGATGTTCCAAACTTTAACATATTTTGAAAAAGGTCAAACTACAAATATAAACTTTACTGATAATTTAGTATGAAGGCGAGATGAACACATAGGCTAAATCATAAGTTTCATATGTATGTTTAATCAAACTATTGGGAGCCTGCAGACAAGGAGAATCTTGATCCTGTTATGCTAAGTAGAATGAGATTTAGACTGGGAGTTTAGAGATTAACCTGACGATATCAAAGTAGACAAAGAGGAGTTAACAGTATCAGCTTCAGCTTTTTCCTCAGGGCTAGAGCTCAACTGTTTGTAAAGTAGACAAAAAACATAAGTACTATTTAAGCAAGAGTTTGATCATATGTGTGTTAGAGCATTTTGATAAAGACCTTGGCGAGGGCTGCATTTGTCTTTTTAACCCATTCCGCATCACTCTTTTCACCAAGAACAGAAGCAGCTGTAGGCAGATCATTCTTTTCTATGGCTTGACCTACTTTGCTAAGCTTGTAAACAAGATCTTGCAAATACCCTGtagaatattattttaacatGCGGTGCTAACTATTCAAATACAACACATTCCGCTTTGGCATCAGAAGAAGCGATAAAGCATACATCTAAGCTGACGGCTTAAACTAGTGCTCGAGTTTTCCTTCAAATACTCGGCAGCAGCATATAATCTTGTAATGGAGGTGATGGGACCATATTGTTGGTTTTAATCTAAACGTTAGTTTATTTCTATTTCTatttattgttatttatgtttagtACGTGAAGGATGTAATGACTTGGTCTGCAGCGTTGGTTATGTTCAGGAGAGTCTTCAGGATTAGTTTGAGTAGTGGAGATAGTTTAGGAAACGTTGGTACTGGTCCCTAATTTGTAGGGCTTTCATTTGTGTATTTATTTGTTTTCTCAGCTAATCAATAAATGATCAACTTCACGTATTTCTGTTTCTCTCGTTTAAACGTTATCATCTACATTTATatacacagatatatatatatatatatagattgaTTTGCAGGTGGTATTTTACATtgtggtatcagagctagaatTCTTCAGCGGATGCCCAAGTACATGCCTAGAGGAACAACAATGGAAACAAATAAGGTTAAGGAGGGAGGAGTTGGTCTGAATTACCCAATGCTGGCTCGAAGCAACTATACAGCTTGGGCGATTAAGATGAGGGTGTTTATGCAAGCTCACGCGGTGTGGGATGCTGTGGAACCCAAGGATCCAAAAGCGAAGGTGGAAGAAAGAACGGACAAACTTGCATTGGCAGCGATCTACCAGGGGATCCCTGAAGACATGCTTTTGTCCCTCGCAGAAAAAACTACGGCTCAAGAGGCGTGGTCAGCCATCAAAACGATGTGCCAAGGGGCTGATCGCGTTAAGAAAGCCAAGGTTCAAACTCTACGATCTGAGTTTGAGTCTTTAAAAATGAAGGAGACAGAACAACTTGACGAGTTTTGTATGAAGCTAAATGGTTTGGTGGCAAACATTCGAGCTTTGGGAGAGGAAATTGAAGAAAATTATGTGGTGAAAAAATTACTAAGAGTTGTACCTTCAAAGTTTCTGCAAATAGCATCCACCATTGAACAATTTGGTGATCTGGAGAGTATGTCAGTCGAGGAGGCTGTGGGGTCGTTGAAGGCTCATGAGGAAAGGCTACGAGGCCAAAGTGAATCCAGTGGGGGGCAGTTACTTCTCACTGAGGACGAGTGGTTGAAAAAAGAAAAGGAGGAAGGGCAGCTGCTATTTACCAGGGAAGAGTGGCTGAAGAAGTCACAATCGAGAGGCAAGAATTATGGAGATGTAAGCAGGTCTCAAGAAACGAATAGGGGACCTCGAGACAGAAGCAAAGTAAGATGCTTCAACTGTCTCAACTACGGCCACTACGCAGccgaatgcagaaagcctaaacGACAAAGCGGACAGAGAGTCGAGGTTAATATGGCACAAACTACAGATGAAGAACCTGCGCTGTTGATGCTGAAGTATGAAACGAGAAATCTGCTCCTGAGTGAGAAGGGTATGATACCAAAACTGGTGCAAGACACAGCTAACCAACAAGAGATTTCAAATGTTTGGTATCTGGACAACGGGGCAAGCAACCATATGACTGGGCACCGCTCGAAATTTACAAGTCTGAATGAGGATGTAACAGGCCAGGTGCGTTTTGGAGATGGGTCAACAATTAGCATAAAGGGCAAAGGAACGATTACATTCAGATGCAAAAATGGTGAAGAACGACAGTTTCACGAGGTATACTACATTCCTAGCCTCTGCAATAATATTTTGAGTCTTGGTCAGCTATCTGAAAATGGAAATCGAGTTGTCTTGGATGGTGATTTTCTGTGGATTCATGATGAAAATGGTAAATTACTTGTAAAAGTAAAACGGTCAGGAAATAGATTGTACAAGATTATTGTTGAAAGTGTCGAGTCCACATGTTTGTTGACAAAAACAAATGAGTTGTCTTGGTTGTGGCATGAACGACTTGGCCATGTTAACTTTCATGCCATGAGTCTAATGTCTAAAAATAATATGGCTGCTGGTATGCCTCTGATCGTGCAACCCAAGGAACCATGCACAGGCTGTCTCATGTCTAAACAAACGAGGAAGCCTTTTCCGGCGCAATCAAGCTACAGAGCGAAATCTGCGTTGGAACTGGTCTATGGTGACTTGTGCGGGCCAATTACACCGGAAACTGCAAGCGGGAACAGGTATTTTTTCCTTTTAGTCGATGATTTTAGCAGGGTGATGTGGGTGTACATGCTAAAAACCAAGGATGAAGCTCTCAGTATTTTTAAAAGGTTCAAGGCCCAGGTGGAAGTTGGCCCAGAAAGAAAGATACGATGTTTTCGAACTGATAAAGGTGGGGAATTCTGTTCAAATGCTTTTAATTCCTACTGTGAGGATGCAGGGATCAGTCGTCAGTTCACAGCTCCTTACACACCACAGCAAAACGGCGTGGTTGAGAGACGAAACCGAACTGTTGTTGCTATGGCCAGGAGTTTTTTGAAGACAATGAAACTGCCATCTTTCTTATGGGGCGAAGCAGTTCGCCACTCTATTTACATCCTCAATCGCCTACCTACGCGTGCTCTGTCAGATATAACACCGTATGAAGCTTGGACTGGTTGTAAGCCAAATCTGGAGCATATTCGAGTTTTCGGGTGTGTCACACACATGAAGATTCCTAGCGTATTAACCAAGAAGTTGGATGATCGTAGCAAGATGGTGATTAATCTGGGAAGAGAAACTGGAACCACGGCCTATCGTTTGTATGATCCTGTGACAAAACAAGTGCACATAAGTCGTGATGTGGTCTTTGAAGAAAAGAGAATATGGTCATGGGATCAGCTTGAGGAAGGATACAAGTCACAGCAAAACTACTTCGAAATTTTTGGACGTGAGTCTGGGGACACAAACGTAGACAAGGAAAATGAGGGTCTCAGCAACGAAGGCACTAATACGGCTCAGTCTACAGACACTAATGCTGGAAACTCGTCTCTGGAAGTGCTGTCTACGCCTGTAGCATCTCAGACTTCAGATATATCTGAAAGTGATGGTTCTGCTGTTAGCAGTGAACCACAAAAGTTCAGAAGTCTTGATGACATCTACAACAACACAGATGTAGTCGAGTTGGAAGATGAGCTGTTACTTGCAGGAATGGATGAGCCTTTGAACTATGAACAGGCGTCAAGAAAGAAGGAATGGCGAGATGCCATGAAATAGGAGTTGGAAGCTGTTGAAAGAAATGCGACTTGGACACTGACTGATTTGCCACAGGGAAAGAAAACAATAGACTTGAAGTGGGTCTTTAAGTTAAAGAAGGACTCAAATGGCGAGGTAGTGAAACACAAAGCAAGGATCGTGGCTAAGGGGTACGGGCAAGAATATGGAATCGATTTCGAAGAAATTTTTGCTCCTGTGACACGCTTGGAGACAGTTCGTCTTATTCTTGCTTTGTCAGCCAAAAATGGGTGGGGAGTGCACCACCTAGATGTTAAATCAGCTTTTCTGAATGGGGAGCTAAAAGAGGAGGTTTATGTGTCACAACCTCAGGGGTTTGAAAAACCTGGACAGGAGCACAAGGTTTACAAACTGCACAAGGCGTTGTATGGCCTGCGTCAAGCCCCCAGGGCTTGGTACTCGAAGCTGAGTAAATGTTTGGAAAATATGGGTTTGACAAGGTGCCCATACGAGCACGTTGTGTACACAAGAAAGGTCGAAGGTGAGGTGTTAATCGTGGCTGTTTATGTTGATGATTTACTGGTAACGGGAACTAATGTAGCTGTCATAAGCGAGTTTAAAGAACAGATGGGAGAAACGTTTGACATGAGCGATCTGGGAACTCTCTCTTATTACCTGGGAATCGAGGTTGAGCAGGGAAAAGGGTTCATCGAGCTTAAACAAGTTGCTTACGCCAAGAAAGTGCTAGAAAAAACAGGCATGGGTGAGTGTAACCCAACTAAGTATCCAATGGAGCCGAAGCTTATGATTACAAAGGATGAAGGTGGAACAACAATCAACCCTACGGAGTTCAAAAGCATTGTGGGAGGTTTACGCTATCTCGTTCATACGCGTCCAGACATCGCATATGTCGTTGGAATAATCAGTCGTTTTATGGAAAGGCCAACAGTCATGCACTTGAACGCAGCTAAGCGTATTCTCCGTTACATCAAAGGTACGATCAACTATGGTTTGGTTTATTCTAAGGACAGTGGGAATAACGTTTTGACAGGGTTCTCAGATAGTGACTTGGCTGGTCATATCGATGACAGAAAGAGTACCGGAGGTGTGGTTTTCTATCTAAATGAGAGTGTGATAACCTGGGTTTCCCAAAAACAAAAATGTGTTGCTTTGTCGTCTTACGAGGCTGAGTTTATGGCTGCTACCGGAGCAGCGTGTCAAGGAATATGGCTGCGAAAGTTGCTTGGGGAAATAACTGATGATGTGGTTGGTCATGTGGTGTTGTATATTGACAACAAGTCAGCTATCGATTTAGCTAAGAACCCGGTATTTCATGGTAGGTCAAAGCATATCGACATACGCTACCACTTTATCAGGGAGTGCGTGGAGCGTGGGGAAATCGTCGTTAAACACATACGATCAGATGAACAACGTGCAGACATTCTTACAAAAGCTTTGCCGATTTTTAAGTTCAAGAAGATGCGTCTGTTGCTGGGAGTTAAGAATCTGAATAAGAACGTTTAGATTAAGGGGGTGTTTGTTGGTTTTAATCTAAACGTTAGTTTATTTCTATTTCTatttattgttatttatgtttagtACGTGAAGGATGTAATGACTTGGTCTGCAGCGTTGGTTATGTTCAGGAGAGTCTTCAGGATTAGTTTGAGTAGTGGAGATAGTTTAGGAAACGTTGGTACTGGTCCCTAATTTGTAGGGCTTTCATTTGTGTATTTATTTGTTTTCTCAGCTAATCAATAAATGATCAACTTCACGTATTTCTGTTTCTCTCGTTTAAACGTTATCATCTACATTTATatacacagatatatatatatatagattgaTTTGCAGGTGGTATTTTACACATATATTCCGCATGTAGAAACTACCATGGACCTTGTTATGCCGGAAGGGGGAAATGGGGAATGATGGAAATTTGCCACTAGGCTGTCAGTGAATCTCTACACTCTTAACATACTTTTTTTCCTTGTGCTAATTAGTAATcttagtttttttttttttggcTAAATTATCATTCTTAGGTTTTGTTCCAACCAAATAAATCTTGTAATATGCATCCCACTGTATTTGGTAAATAGGGTACATGTAATCATCTATGCCTCAACCAAATAACTTGTAGACCAAATTCAATGAACTCAGATTGTGAGAAATATTTGATCAGCTATGCTAATAAATTGACAAAAATTGCCTTCTAAATCTACCAAGTACTTGAAGGTTCTTCTTCACAAAAGAGaaatcaaaacatgaaaaatgtaGTTATATAAAAATCAGTACAATAATCTAACAAGGAAATAAATTAAAAGGTCTGACCTTTCTCTTTATCTGATGAGCTAATAACACTTTGTTTTTCAAGCCTCTTTTGCCTATCCTTCTTCACCTTCTCCAGCAATTCTATATCATCATCTGCCTCAAGTATCGCGGCATTCGCATCGGAACATAAGCCTTTTCCAGCCAAAGATATCAAGAAAGTTGTAGTAAGGCCAATGGACAAGTTTCTTTTGGAAAGAACGAGTGCAGGAAATGGTGGTTCATCAGAATTCACTGCTTTGCACACAACTAGTTGTCTTTGGTTCTGTGCATGAACTGAAGATGAAGTAGCTGATGATGGTGATGAAAGTGAAGGTAGAAAAGTGCTTGCATTTGATACAAATGTTGCTGCCATTTTTTCTTTGTTTTGCTCTCTGTTTTACTCTTTGTTTAGGTGGCAAAGAAGTGAGGTCTGGACTATGGACAGATTGGAAATACAAAGGATAAGATTACTGGATTTCCTCATCacttgtgatttgtgaagtgttTATTTCCAAGCTTCTAGGGGTGTTTCTGTCATTTCAAAGGTTATAAAAAACACTGTAAACTAttataagttatatatttttGGGCTTTCAACAAAAAGTTGGTATTGGGCTGTTCAAAAGGCTAATGAATATAGTGTTTTGCCTGCCCAGCAAAATGAAATATACTCCCACTTTTTTCATATTAAAATTGAAtatctaaaataaaattatcttaaaTTTCAGGTACATTTTATTTGAAAACACATTTTTACTTTACTGATATAACAGAAGTAGCACATATTAAAAGTATCACACATAAAAATTATCAAATATTTAAATATGCTAGTAATTTATTTACTTAGCCAGCCATGTCTGATTAACCTCTCAAAGGAAGCTAGCAATCCTCAAAAGTTAAGATTTAAACAAGTGATTATGATATGAAGTATGATTATAAATCTACTTAAAAGTATAATGTCCTTGCCTTGAATCTTCAAGAGTCCTCAATCAAAAACCTCTAAAATTATGACACTTAAAAAGTTCAAAGTATGATATATAGcttcttctctcttttttttccTCGGTGGTATCGCTTTTGTTGTTAAAAAAGTTAAAGCTACACATATACGCACAAACATATATGATGCACAAACATGTATGATGCACACACGAATACATGAAAATTATAAAAACT carries:
- the LOC141689667 gene encoding thylakoid lumenal 16.5 kDa protein, chloroplastic, with the translated sequence MAATFVSNASTFLPSLSSPSSATSSSVHAQNQRQLVVCKAVNSDEPPFPALVLSKRNLSIGLTTTFLISLAGKGLCSDANAAILEADDDIELLEKVKKDRQKRLEKQSVISSSDKEKGYLQDLVYKLSKVGQAIEKNDLPTAASVLGEKSDAEWVKKTNAALAKLSSSPEEKAEADTVNSSLSTLISSVSQKDIKASTIAFVASANALEKWTLLTGLAGQLKGL